One genomic segment of Chitinivibrionales bacterium includes these proteins:
- a CDS encoding GIY-YIG nuclease family protein → MRKQKSKSVWHVYILRTWDNTLYTGVTTDVRRRFIEHCSEGRRRAKYLKAHPPREIAFSCEIGSRSTALKVEYRLKKLTRLQKERIIAQGELSYQHDSGRILVK, encoded by the coding sequence GTGAGAAAACAGAAAAGCAAAAGTGTCTGGCATGTTTATATACTACGCACGTGGGACAACACTCTTTATACGGGTGTTACAACCGATGTACGGCGGCGATTTATCGAACATTGTTCGGAAGGGCGCCGGCGGGCGAAATATCTGAAGGCCCATCCGCCCAGGGAAATAGCATTTTCCTGTGAGATCGGGAGCCGTTCGACGGCACTGAAAGTTGAATACCGGCTCAAGAAACTGACGCGATTGCAGAAAGAACGGATTATCGCGCAGGGTGAATTATCCTATCAACACGACAGTGGAAGGATATTGGTGAAATGA
- a CDS encoding translation initiation factor Sui1: MTSELVYSTETGRICPSCGKPAQHCICSRKKGVAQSKGDGRVRVSLEKKGRKGKGVTIITGLPLNSDEMKALTKELKRGLGTGGTVKSTHIEIQGDHRDALVEELNKRGYKAKRSGG; the protein is encoded by the coding sequence ATGACCTCTGAATTAGTTTATTCTACAGAAACAGGCCGGATATGTCCCTCCTGCGGCAAACCGGCTCAACACTGCATCTGCAGCAGGAAAAAAGGAGTTGCACAATCAAAAGGTGACGGACGTGTGCGGGTGTCCCTGGAGAAAAAGGGGAGAAAAGGGAAAGGGGTGACGATTATCACCGGTCTGCCGCTCAATTCCGATGAGATGAAAGCATTGACAAAAGAACTCAAGCGGGGTCTGGGGACCGGCGGCACGGTTAAAAGTACCCACATAGAGATTCAGGGCGATCATCGTGATGCACTGGTTGAAGAATTGAATAAGCGAGGGTATAAAGCCAAAAGGTCGGGTGGGTAA
- a CDS encoding dienelactone hydrolase family protein — MRYFLFTVIAITALAHAEIKTGMIEYSVDTVQFKGFYAFDSTVQGDLPGVLVVHEWWGLNDFAREQAKKLAAMGYYAFAADMYGGGKSTKKREQASQWASEVRGNTKLLRKRVRAALQTLARQERVDSTKLAAIGFCFGGTTVLHLAFGGVPVEGVASFHGHLPIPSEKELKQTKASVLVLHGADDPSIKKADIDTFMAALKKSSVDWQLIFFGNAVHSFTNPKSGSDKSKGVAYNERAAKRSWRYLEVFLREIFRK; from the coding sequence ATGCGCTATTTTTTATTTACGGTTATTGCAATCACAGCACTTGCCCATGCTGAGATCAAAACCGGCATGATCGAGTATTCGGTGGATACCGTACAGTTCAAAGGATTTTACGCCTTTGATTCCACCGTGCAAGGAGATCTGCCGGGCGTTTTAGTTGTCCATGAATGGTGGGGGCTCAACGATTTTGCCAGAGAGCAGGCAAAAAAACTTGCAGCGATGGGCTACTATGCTTTTGCGGCCGACATGTATGGCGGCGGCAAATCGACAAAAAAAAGAGAGCAGGCATCGCAATGGGCCTCGGAGGTGCGCGGGAATACAAAATTGCTTCGCAAGCGTGTGCGCGCAGCCCTGCAGACCCTCGCCCGGCAGGAGCGGGTGGATTCGACAAAGCTTGCGGCAATCGGTTTCTGTTTCGGCGGCACAACCGTACTTCACCTGGCATTTGGCGGCGTTCCGGTAGAAGGCGTTGCGAGCTTTCACGGGCATCTGCCAATTCCGTCCGAAAAAGAGCTGAAGCAGACCAAAGCGTCGGTCCTGGTTCTTCACGGCGCCGATGACCCCTCAATCAAAAAAGCGGATATAGATACATTCATGGCAGCCTTGAAAAAATCATCGGTTGACTGGCAGTTGATCTTTTTCGGCAACGCGGTGCACAGCTTTACTAATCCGAAATCAGGTTCGGATAAATCGAAGGGAGTTGCCTATAACGAGCGTGCGGCAAAAAGATCGTGGCGTTATCTGGAGGTGTTTCTGAGAGAGATCTTTCGGAAATGA